In candidate division WOR-3 bacterium, a single window of DNA contains:
- a CDS encoding TonB family protein: MKKFFSVLPILLLLTAVCAKKEEKLVGEQGGKMVIGTTELLTTISPLSPSVFGSNEILDLLFMHLHRIDPETGKMKPELASSWEFSEDLTSITYYLRDDVTWWDGEPVTAEDVLYTYEKMKDPKTNYPNIARLRFIKNVEVVGPHAIKFTFDKVYADLLTDSDIMPVPKHVYEKKGDKFGQAPVGNGPYKIKEWIPGSGLVLYANDSYYRGKPPLDTIFIEYYSDVTKMYEDFKNGNLDMVLNLTPEAAKELEKNKNIKVDSRPGNTFTYVGWNLKHPYLKDKEIRKALTMAINTKKILNDVFSGMGTISLGPLPPSSWGYNEEITPIQYNLIGAKKILEKKGFTDWNRNKIYDKNRKDFTLTIITNVESPERVKILESVANDLKALGVRVKAKALDTKSFITALVQRDFDGFIMGWSMGEKIDPTVYWHSDPKKGRFNFVSYKNSVVDSLIEIGVAMLNRKKAKEIWHEFQKIVYGEMPYTFLVVANKISATYKRVRGVEQGISIADAYTYWIPEAERRVVVASLAPAPVDTTPEVTTPTATEEKPTRPTSKKVEELTPTKPPEVVKPEALLEAAVKKETTSVAPTPPDTGEAPAITPPEPPKPSIITRATPIKQVMPKYPDAARAVGATGRVVVRVVVGTDGKVKSATILSSFGNPACEAEALAAAKKWVFKPATKDGEPFEQKISIPFNFKP; this comes from the coding sequence ATGAAGAAGTTTTTTTCAGTATTACCTATTTTGCTGCTGTTGACGGCAGTATGCGCCAAAAAAGAGGAGAAGCTGGTTGGAGAACAGGGTGGTAAAATGGTTATCGGTACTACAGAACTTCTCACCACCATATCACCGCTTTCTCCGTCTGTTTTTGGTTCTAATGAGATTCTTGATTTATTATTTATGCACCTGCACCGTATCGACCCGGAGACCGGGAAGATGAAACCCGAGCTCGCTTCTTCCTGGGAGTTTTCTGAAGACCTTACTTCAATCACCTACTATTTACGCGATGACGTCACCTGGTGGGATGGTGAACCGGTTACGGCTGAAGATGTTCTTTATACCTATGAAAAGATGAAGGACCCCAAGACGAATTACCCCAATATTGCAAGGCTTCGGTTCATTAAAAACGTTGAGGTGGTCGGACCGCATGCGATTAAATTCACCTTTGATAAGGTCTACGCCGATCTCCTGACAGATTCTGATATTATGCCGGTACCGAAACATGTCTATGAAAAGAAAGGTGATAAATTCGGTCAGGCTCCCGTGGGTAATGGGCCATATAAGATAAAAGAATGGATTCCAGGCTCAGGCCTTGTTCTATATGCCAATGATAGTTATTATCGCGGTAAACCGCCGCTTGATACGATATTTATTGAATATTATTCAGATGTCACCAAGATGTATGAAGATTTCAAGAACGGTAATCTCGATATGGTGTTGAATCTTACTCCGGAAGCGGCGAAGGAATTGGAGAAGAACAAAAATATCAAGGTTGATTCAAGGCCGGGTAATACTTTTACCTATGTCGGATGGAATTTGAAGCATCCTTATCTAAAAGACAAGGAGATTCGTAAGGCACTGACGATGGCGATAAACACCAAAAAGATATTGAACGACGTATTTTCAGGAATGGGTACTATTTCACTCGGACCGCTGCCGCCTTCATCCTGGGGTTATAATGAAGAGATCACGCCGATTCAGTATAATCTCATCGGCGCAAAAAAGATCCTGGAAAAGAAAGGTTTTACTGATTGGAACCGCAATAAGATATATGATAAGAACCGTAAGGATTTCACTCTCACCATTATCACGAATGTGGAGAGTCCTGAGCGGGTGAAGATCCTCGAGAGCGTCGCCAATGATTTAAAGGCTCTCGGCGTCAGGGTTAAAGCGAAGGCACTGGATACCAAATCGTTCATCACCGCACTTGTTCAACGAGACTTTGACGGTTTTATCATGGGGTGGAGCATGGGTGAGAAGATAGACCCGACCGTCTACTGGCATTCAGATCCGAAAAAGGGGCGGTTTAATTTTGTCTCCTATAAGAACAGTGTGGTTGATTCACTTATTGAGATCGGTGTCGCTATGCTCAATCGTAAGAAGGCTAAAGAGATCTGGCACGAATTTCAGAAAATTGTTTATGGAGAAATGCCTTATACGTTTTTGGTCGTTGCGAACAAGATCTCCGCTACCTATAAAAGGGTGAGGGGTGTTGAACAGGGAATCAGTATTGCTGACGCCTACACCTACTGGATCCCCGAGGCGGAACGGAGGGTTGTGGTCGCTTCACTAGCTCCAGCACCGGTGGATACCACTCCCGAGGTGACGACGCCGACGGCTACCGAAGAGAAACCGACCAGACCGACATCTAAAAAAGTGGAGGAGTTGACTCCGACAAAGCCTCCTGAAGTTGTCAAACCAGAAGCCCTTCTTGAGGCTGCGGTGAAGAAAGAGACCACTTCTGTTGCACCTACCCCTCCGGATACCGGCGAGGCGCCGGCAATCACTCCGCCTGAGCCTCCGAAACCTTCGATTATCACCCGTGCCACGCCGATAAAACAGGTGATGCCCAAGTACCCGGATGCGGCGCGAGCGGTCGGTGCAACCGGTAGGGTAGTGGTGAGAGTCGTTGTCGGTACAGATGGTAAGGTGAAGAGCGCTACTATTTTATCGAGTTTTGGAAATCCGGCTTGCGAAGCCGAAGCACTGGCAGCTGCCAAGAAATGGGTGTTCAAACCGGCAACAAAAGACGGTGAGCCGTTTGAACAGAAAATTTCAATACCGTTTAACTTTAAACCCTAA
- a CDS encoding mechanosensitive ion channel family protein: protein MGEWLKLHALKIIITVVIGLVVYLILQNIIPRFVHRTISLRMKNKEKIEIEKRSRTLSRVLTGTAGLLICLVVLFTILAEIGINIAPALASLGIIGVAVGFGAQSLIKDFINGLFILMENQYGIGDVVKIAGISGLVEEVNLRRTILRDLDGVVHYIPNGVINTVSNMTKEFSRVNMNISVAYREDLDHVIEVINRVCAEMAEEPIWKGRIKKPPQVLRVDALGDSGIEIKILGETAPSAQWDIMGELRKRIKREFDREGIEIPWPHMKVIVTGTPIKGA, encoded by the coding sequence ATGGGTGAATGGCTTAAACTACATGCCCTTAAGATTATAATAACCGTTGTCATCGGACTTGTTGTTTATCTGATTCTCCAGAATATCATTCCCCGCTTTGTCCACAGGACAATCAGTTTAAGGATGAAGAATAAAGAGAAGATTGAGATAGAAAAGCGAAGTCGGACGCTTTCGCGGGTGCTGACAGGGACCGCGGGTCTGTTGATTTGTCTGGTTGTTCTTTTTACCATCCTTGCGGAGATAGGAATCAATATAGCTCCCGCCCTGGCGAGTCTCGGAATCATCGGTGTTGCGGTGGGATTCGGTGCCCAGAGTTTGATAAAGGATTTCATAAACGGACTCTTCATCCTTATGGAAAACCAATATGGTATAGGTGATGTCGTGAAGATTGCGGGAATCAGCGGACTTGTGGAAGAGGTAAATCTGCGGCGGACGATTTTGAGGGATCTGGATGGCGTGGTTCATTATATTCCCAACGGTGTGATCAATACGGTGAGTAATATGACCAAGGAATTTTCCCGGGTTAATATGAATATTTCCGTGGCGTATCGGGAGGATTTAGACCATGTTATAGAAGTCATCAATCGGGTCTGCGCTGAAATGGCTGAGGAACCGATATGGAAAGGACGTATCAAGAAACCGCCGCAGGTCTTAAGGGTCGATGCTCTCGGTGATTCGGGCATTGAAATCAAGATCCTCGGTGAGACCGCTCCTTCCGCACAGTGGGATATTATGGGAGAACTTCGTAAGAGGATAAAGAGAGAGTTTGACAGGGAAGGGATTGAAATTCCCTGGCCGCATATGAAAGTGATTGTGACGGGTACACCGATTAAGGGCGCTTGA